Sequence from the Aquimarina sp. Aq107 genome:
GGTTCGAAAGGTTTAGCAGAAGAATTGCTGAAAAAATGGCAATTAGATGCTTAAACATCGCAATGTCATTAACTCATGACAAACCTGAAAAAAGATACTCTAATTTGGTTAAAGAGAAACCAGAGCTTTTACAACGAATTCCTCAAAAATACATAGCAAATATACTAGGAATTAAACCAGAAAGTTTAAGTAGGATTCATAGAAGAGTTTCTTTAAAAGAAAAAGCATTAGTTTAAATCATTTTTTTAAAGTTATAGAATTACTACTGCTATGTACATGTGGGTCTTAGCAATTCTATATAATTTCTGATCACTATTAATTACAATAACAACTTTTAATTAAAAAAACCATATTATATGCAATTTAAATTTATTTCATACAGATTTTTGCTTTTATCTGTTCTTGTTTTTTCCAGTCAAATTTTAACTTCGAAATCAAGGACAAAACATAATTATAGCAACATTATAGAAGTTCAAACTAACAATACAAATTATTATGTTTCACCAAATGGGAATGACAATAATTCTGGTACTTCGGAAGATAGCCCATTTGCAACCATCCAAAAGGCACAATCAGTAGCACAAGGTGGTGATTATATTTTCCTTTTCGGAGGTGTTTATAAAATTCAAGGTTCTGGACAGACAGGTATAACACTATCTAAGAGTGGTACATCTGCTAACCCCATCAGGCTTTGGGCTTATGAAGATCAAACCCCTGTACTTGATTTTTCCAACTTAAGTCATGAGTTTGGTGTACATGGAATACATATAGACGGAAATTGGTGGCATTTAAAGGGTATTGAAATGAAAAATGCAGCGGAAGGCAGTGGAAACTCGGCTGCAGGAATTATTGTCTTTGGTAGTAATAATATCTTAGAATTAATGGATGTTCACAACATTGCAGGAAAAGCAGTTCAAATTTTTGGTTCAGCAGCAAATAATACCGTAAAAAATTGTGATGCACATCATAACTATGATCCTTTACACTCTGGTAGTAACTCAGATGGTTTCCAAGCTGCTTTTGGAAGTGGAAATAATAACAAGTTTACAGGCTGCCGTGCATGGTACAATTCTGATGATGGATGGGATTTGTTTGATATGGAGGGTACTACTATAATTGAAAACTGCTGGTCTTTTCTAAATGGATATATACCAGACACAAACACTAAAGCTGGTGACGGTAACGGCTTTAAACTAGGTAGTAATTCAACTGGCCCAAGACATCAGGTGCATTTTAACTTAGCTGCTGGAAATGATTTGAGAGGATTCGATTATAATGGCGGTAGTGGCGGTATGGATTTATATAACAATACCTCTTATGATAATGGTTTTGTTGACTTTAGATTAGGGGAGTCATTAGGCTTTAATGTTCAGAACAATATTGGGTATTTAAGTTCTCAGAATGTTCAGGGAGAAAGAGGAAACAATGTTTCCGATAATTCATGGAATCTTTCTGTTGTTGTGAATAATGATGATTTTATTAGTCTTGACATAAATCAATTATTAAGATCCCGAAAACCCGACGGAAGCCTTCCTGATGTCGACTATTTACATTTAAAATCAGGAAGTGACCTTGTAGACAAGGGTGTTGATTTAGGATTTTCTTTTAATGGTAATGCGCCTGATTTAGGAGCTTTTGAAGCTGGTGGAATTCAAGGAAATGATGAAATTGTATCGGTTAATTCACCAGATCAGGTAAGACCTGGTGAGGAAGTGACTATTAAGGTGGATTATAATGCTGCAGTTGATAGGGATATTATAGTGGTTTTTCAAAAAGATAGCGATGATTTTAGATTTTTCACCTCAAATACTGTAAGTGTTGCAAAAGGATCTGGTGGTGTAGAAGTTATATTGAATATCCCGTCAGATGTTCCTATAGCAAATGATGCGTATCAATTTAGTACTATCTTGACAACACGTAACGGTGGTTATGATGATCGAAGAGATGATTTGTCTAATAAAGATGTTGACGTAGTAACCGAAATTTTATTAGACGATAAAATAACATCGGTAATTGCTCCAAGTGAGGTAGTGCCAGGAGAAGTTGTTGAGATAAGTGTGGATTATAGTGCTTCTGAAGATTCTGATATTGTTATTTATTTTCAGCGTGATAGTGGTGATTATCAGTTTTATACTGATGGGCGAGTTTCTGTAACAAGGGGATCTGGTAGTGTAAAAATTCCATTAACGATTCCATCAGATGTACCAGTGGCAAACGATGCGTATCAATTTCAAACTTTAATTACCACTCGCGGTGGTCATTGGAATGAACGATTGGATAATTTGGCAAAAACGAATATTGATGTTATCTCTCAGTTAGAAGACAAATTGAATTGGGTAAATAATCCAGAATCTATAAAACAAGGAGATAATTTAAATGTTACAGTAAATTATACTGCGTCTACTGATAGGGATATTATAGTGATCTTTCAAAAAGATAGCGATGATTTTGGATTTTTTACTTCTAATACTATAAGTGTAACAAAAGGGTCAGGTACGGTAGAGGTTCCATTAACTATTCCGCAAGATGTGCCAGTAGCAACTGATGCGTATCAATTTAATACTGTTTTGACAACACGTGATGGAGGTTGGGATGAGCGAAAAGATAATTTAGCAAAAGCAGATATAGATGTTTTTCCGTCTTCAAGAATATCAGAGGACATAGAGACTTTTTCTGATGTTGAGTTTAAAGTACTACAAAATCCAGTTTTAAATAATGAATTAAATATTTCAGGGCCAGAGAAATATAATATACGTATATATGATATTTCTGGAAAAGAAGTGTTTAAGGCAGATAAATTACAGGGTGATTCTAGATTATCATTAAAAGGGATATATAGAGGTCTTTATCTAGTTAAAATGACTAATACTGTTACCTTTCATAAGAAATCAAAAAAAATAGTTATTCAATAATTAATGCTGTTGTTGATTTCAAAATAATAATTGATTTTAATTCAAAGAACTGTCTTGAGGAAGAATCTCCCAAGGCAGTTGTTTTATGAAATCATTGTTTATTTGTAGAGATTTTTACAAATGCATTCTATTTTTTGATTAAAGTAGGTTTCATAGAATAGTAAAGTTTTAAAAATAATTGTGGATATGTTTTAACTTGAATTCGATTAATGTTTAGAAATATTTTATAGTAAAAAGATGAATTTTTAGCGAATAG
This genomic interval carries:
- a CDS encoding right-handed parallel beta-helix repeat-containing protein → MQFKFISYRFLLLSVLVFSSQILTSKSRTKHNYSNIIEVQTNNTNYYVSPNGNDNNSGTSEDSPFATIQKAQSVAQGGDYIFLFGGVYKIQGSGQTGITLSKSGTSANPIRLWAYEDQTPVLDFSNLSHEFGVHGIHIDGNWWHLKGIEMKNAAEGSGNSAAGIIVFGSNNILELMDVHNIAGKAVQIFGSAANNTVKNCDAHHNYDPLHSGSNSDGFQAAFGSGNNNKFTGCRAWYNSDDGWDLFDMEGTTIIENCWSFLNGYIPDTNTKAGDGNGFKLGSNSTGPRHQVHFNLAAGNDLRGFDYNGGSGGMDLYNNTSYDNGFVDFRLGESLGFNVQNNIGYLSSQNVQGERGNNVSDNSWNLSVVVNNDDFISLDINQLLRSRKPDGSLPDVDYLHLKSGSDLVDKGVDLGFSFNGNAPDLGAFEAGGIQGNDEIVSVNSPDQVRPGEEVTIKVDYNAAVDRDIIVVFQKDSDDFRFFTSNTVSVAKGSGGVEVILNIPSDVPIANDAYQFSTILTTRNGGYDDRRDDLSNKDVDVVTEILLDDKITSVIAPSEVVPGEVVEISVDYSASEDSDIVIYFQRDSGDYQFYTDGRVSVTRGSGSVKIPLTIPSDVPVANDAYQFQTLITTRGGHWNERLDNLAKTNIDVISQLEDKLNWVNNPESIKQGDNLNVTVNYTASTDRDIIVIFQKDSDDFGFFTSNTISVTKGSGTVEVPLTIPQDVPVATDAYQFNTVLTTRDGGWDERKDNLAKADIDVFPSSRISEDIETFSDVEFKVLQNPVLNNELNISGPEKYNIRIYDISGKEVFKADKLQGDSRLSLKGIYRGLYLVKMTNTVTFHKKSKKIVIQ